The sequence AAAGGATACTTCAAAAATGATGAAAACGATTCCTCAAGTTTGAGTTGTAATATGGTCAACGGCCTTTTTCGCGATAGTAAAGACAATATTTGGATCACTACAGAAAATGGCCTAAACGTATTTGACTACAAAACACATACTTTTAAGGTTCTTAATACGTCTGATGGCTTTCCTAGCAATGTTTTTTATGCCATCGTTGAAGATGATGAACAATCGCTGTGGATAACCACCGCCAACGGCTTGGTGAAATTTAACCCCATTGACAAAGGCATCATTACATATACCAAAGCAAATGGTCTTTTGAGCAATCAATTCAACTATAACTCTGTATACAAAGATCCGGACGGAAGCATTTACATCGGTAGTATCAACGGAATGATAAGCTTTGAACCGAAAGCCTTCGTCAAAAATAATTTTAGCCCTCCGGCAATTATTACATCTCTAAAAATTGAAAACAAAGAGGCTGAAATCGGGGCGAAAAACTCCCCTTTAACCGAATCTATCACCAGCATCGACGAGCTTGAACTCGATTATACGCAATCTACCTTTAGTTTAGACTTTGCCACACTTGGGTATGCCTCACCAGAGACGACCGAATACTGGTACAAAATGGACGGTTTAAGTAACAATTGGATTCCTTTAAAAAATGAAAACCGTGCTTTTTTTACCGAGTTGCCCATTGGCAACTATACTTTCAATGTAAAATCAAAAAACGGTAGTGGTGTGTGGAGCTCAAGTATCACAAGCCTGAAGATAGAAGTGTTGCCCCCTATATGGCTGTCAACCACAGCTTATGTCCTGTATGCCATAATTGGTTTTTCCTCACTGTTCTTTGTCCTTCGCTATTACCATAACCATAACGAACTAAAGAACCAGAGTAGACTACACCAAGTGGAAAACGAAAAAGAAAAAGAGTTGTACGAGGCTAAAATTGATTTTTTTACCAATGTTTCGCATGAAATACGCACACCTTTATCACTGATCAAAAGTCCTTTGGAAAAGATTTTAAAAAAAAATTATCCGGACCCAGAGCTCACGGACAACCTTTCCATTATCAAAAAAAATACCTCAAGGCTCCTAAACCTTGTCAACGAGCTCTTGGATTTTAGAAAAACCGAGATGGAGGTCATGAGCCTTTCTTTTATTCTGGTCAATGTTTCTGGATTAATCAGACGTATTCATGAAAGGTTCAAAAAAGAAATCGAGAACAAGAACATTGATTTTGTTTTTGAAATGGGTACTGAGGACATCTACGCTTATTTGGACGAAGAGGCGGTAAGAAAAATATTGAGCAACCTTATAGGTAATGCCATAAAATATTCTGACAAAAAAATTATTGTGAGTCTTAAAGCAGCAGAGAAGCATTTAGAATTTCGCATACAGAACGATGGTCCCTTGGTGCCAGAAGATTTAAAAGATAAAATTTTCGACCCCTTTTATAGATTGGAAGCGGCCAAGAAGACAAAAGGTACGGGTATAGGTCTATCGCTAGCACTGTCTCTATCAGAAATGCATAATGGAAGTTTGAGCCTGGACACTACTTCAAAGACCATGAATGTTTTTGTGCTAAAATTACCTTTGCACCAAGAAAAGCAAATTCATCTTTATGAAGAAGTGGCAGATCGACAAATCAACATGCCCCTTCAACATAGTTCTGAATCAGACGAAGTGAATGAATCAAAACCTGTGTTACTTCTTGTAGAAGACAATCTTGACCTTTTGGACTTTATGGCAAAAGAACTGGAAACCGTCTACCATATCATAAAATGTGACAACGCTGAAGACGCACTTGCGCAGTTGGATGACCGCAATGTTCATTTAATCGTAAGTGATATAAACATGCCCGGTATGGACGGGTTTTTATTTTGCAACCTCATTAAGACCTCAATAGCCTACAGCCATATTCCCATTATATTGTTAACAGCCAAAACAAATATAGCATCTAAGGTCGAAGGTCTGGAATCAGGAGCCGATGCCTATATTGAAAAACCCTTTTCGATGGATTTTTTAAGGGTGCGTATCCAAAATCTTTTAGAGAACAGAAGGCACATCGTAGAGCATTATACTAGTTCTCCCTTGGCCCACATTCGCAGTATTGCAAGTACAAAAACAGATAAAACATTCATTGAAAAACTTGACAGGATAATTGAAGAGAATATAGAAAATCCTGATTTGAACGTTGAAACTTTGTCTGAAATTATGCACATGAGTCGTTCTACCCTCTATAGAAAAATTGACAGTATATCAAGTTTAAGCCCCAATGAGCTCATTAATATCTCTAGGCTCAAAAAAGCCGCAATATTGTTGACAGAAGATGATTATAGAATTTATGAAGTTGCAGAAATGGTGGGGTATAACTCCGCCACAAGATTTGGGAGAAACTTTCACAAACAGTTCAACATGACACCGAGTGAATATAAATCTAACCAAAACTCCAACCTATAATTTGATTTAGGATTGCTTAAGTTTAATGTACTTTTCAATTAAGAAGCCACACCACTCTAATAAAAGTTACTTTTTTTAGGTTCTTATAGTCCTCAATTATTGATATGCTATTTATCAGAAAGCTGCTAAGCATATGTCATAGTATTAAAAGTAAGACCAATATCATAAAGCTTCAAGTCACTTCCACCCTTGTCTGTCAACACAGTTGCTCGACCATTCAGCTGTTCCGGGTTTATTTGCTAGGCGTTTTCTAGCGATTATCATATCTCCCATTCTTTTAAGGTTATTTCATTTCAGCTCGGGATTTCAATTCGTATTTTGGATTATAATCCCATTTGGCCCCGATGAATTCCTCAAGTTGAGATACATTGATCTTTTTGATACTTCGTCCAAGCTATCTGAGTACTTTTTTGGTAATGTAAAGCTTATCTTCCAAGGCTGTCGTCTGGAGGCCAGGTATTATATTCCATAATGACACAATAATAACTCACTTAACAAAGTCTTCGTAATAGGCTATATTAGATTTCATAACAATATCAATTGGTAAGTAGGTTGATGTATTTATAGGAGTCTTTTTGATTAAAAGGTCATAGAACATCTGAATACCATAATAGGCTTGGGTATAGGGTCTTTGGGAGATTAAAAAATCGATAAGATCTTCTTTTAAATGGATGACATTTTGATCTATTAAATCGTAACCAATCAAAATAGGTTTATCCATTTCACTAAAAACAGGAGCAATTTTATGGATGGCATTGGTGACAAAAACCCCTTGTATATCATGGTTATTTTGCATTATTCTTTTTAATTCGGATGTCATCAAATCTTTGTTCTTGTCAATTGCGTCATATTTGTAAAGGGTTATTCCTTTATCTACAAAAAATTCCCTAAAACCCTCTTCACGTAAATCAAAATGTATGTGGTTGTCATGCGCGCTTACAATTGATACAATAAGAATTGAAGCGTCAAAAGAAATACACTTGCTCACCAATTCAGCTGCCATATAACCACTATCCTTTGAATTTTGTCCAATAAAAGGGAGTTCACGGAGCTCAGGAATTTGAGTGTCGAACAAAACGACAGGCACTTCCCGCCCTTCCATGTGAGATACAAATTCTATGGCCTCATCTTTGAAAACAGGAACCATGAGCACACCATCATGATCTTTTTCTAGAACGCTATTGGATTGATCAATAAACGATTGCTGGCTATTCTGTTGAAAATGATAAAGATCAACGTTAAAACCATAGGGTGTCATATCTTCCATCACATCTTTAAAACCCTTTTCATGCTCCAACCAAAAGGGTATTTCTTCAGAACCTTTCGGAAATAAAACTGCTATATTGAACTCCTTCTTCGATTTCAACCTACTTGCAAGAATATTTGGCTTATACCCCAGTTCCTTGATTGCTTGGAGTATACGTTCACGGGTAGCCTCCGAAACACCGCCTCTATTATTGAGCACCTTGTCTACAGGGCCTGTTGAAACTCCTGCATATTTTGCTATATCCTTAATTCCAATATGATTTTTCTTCTTTTTTAACATTAAATCAATCTGTTTTTTGCAAAAAAATTGTTTTTGAATTCAAATATACATATGTTTGTTTTAAAATAGTGAACGTTCACTATTTTATTTTTACACAAATAGTGAACGTTCACTATTTTAATAGCTGATTATGAAAGTAGGAATAGATAGTTATTGTTACCATCGTTTTTTTGGTGAAGTCTATCCAGGACAAGATGCTCCGGAAAAAACAATTTCACTTGAGGAATTCCTTGATAAGGCCATCGCTCTTAATATTGACGGCTTGTCACTGGAATCTTGCTTTATACCACAATTTGATGATGGTTATTTGGCAAATATTAAAAGAATATTGGACAATGCTGGTTTGGATCGCGTATATGCTTGGGGGCATCCTGATGGATTGGAAGGAGGTACCAATTTAGAGGCTTATGACGAAATGATAGCACATATCGATTATGCAACCAAAATAGGTGCCGATGTTATGCGAGTGGTAGGCAGCAGCCATCTTTTTAGGTTT is a genomic window of Flagellimonas sp. CMM7 containing:
- a CDS encoding two-component regulator propeller domain-containing protein; this translates as MEKNYVGVLLLVCMCKLGFAQNYYFKNYGVEQGLSHNTVYCSLQDQQGFLWFGTKNGLSRFDGKTFKVFGNNLDSGHGLKGNYITSIHEFDNLIWTGTDKGLFSYNFKNERFNQVEGTEKLLIQKIVSDANGDLWFIANEAVYSYDASERNLEKISQDFFRNPNDIVFDSTGDLWVSSNGALFKKNQNEASFIKYPITFSPITTGSIKIQDMILLDDHTIAIGTVRNGVLLFDINSKIITRALKDTNKLFVIHDLMLKDGELWIASETGVLMYNLENDLSTHLTKDINNPYSIADNAIYSLTLDREGGVWVGSYFGGVDYYSKAHNYFEKHFPNASKNSISGLAVREIRSDKYNHLWIGTEDNGLNRYDKNTGIFIPYASDVLSHYNIHALLIRGRELWIGSYENGIDIMDIPSGKIKKHYDLVQESELDGNFTQTLYETKSKQLFAASTYGVQRFNNKMDIFEKSDYFPEKYNYSSLIEDTKGNLWAGSRNGLYYYNQITDEKGYFKNDENDSSSLSCNMVNGLFRDSKDNIWITTENGLNVFDYKTHTFKVLNTSDGFPSNVFYAIVEDDEQSLWITTANGLVKFNPIDKGIITYTKANGLLSNQFNYNSVYKDPDGSIYIGSINGMISFEPKAFVKNNFSPPAIITSLKIENKEAEIGAKNSPLTESITSIDELELDYTQSTFSLDFATLGYASPETTEYWYKMDGLSNNWIPLKNENRAFFTELPIGNYTFNVKSKNGSGVWSSSITSLKIEVLPPIWLSTTAYVLYAIIGFSSLFFVLRYYHNHNELKNQSRLHQVENEKEKELYEAKIDFFTNVSHEIRTPLSLIKSPLEKILKKNYPDPELTDNLSIIKKNTSRLLNLVNELLDFRKTEMEVMSLSFILVNVSGLIRRIHERFKKEIENKNIDFVFEMGTEDIYAYLDEEAVRKILSNLIGNAIKYSDKKIIVSLKAAEKHLEFRIQNDGPLVPEDLKDKIFDPFYRLEAAKKTKGTGIGLSLALSLSEMHNGSLSLDTTSKTMNVFVLKLPLHQEKQIHLYEEVADRQINMPLQHSSESDEVNESKPVLLLVEDNLDLLDFMAKELETVYHIIKCDNAEDALAQLDDRNVHLIVSDINMPGMDGFLFCNLIKTSIAYSHIPIILLTAKTNIASKVEGLESGADAYIEKPFSMDFLRVRIQNLLENRRHIVEHYTSSPLAHIRSIASTKTDKTFIEKLDRIIEENIENPDLNVETLSEIMHMSRSTLYRKIDSISSLSPNELINISRLKKAAILLTEDDYRIYEVAEMVGYNSATRFGRNFHKQFNMTPSEYKSNQNSNL
- a CDS encoding LacI family DNA-binding transcriptional regulator; its protein translation is MLKKKKNHIGIKDIAKYAGVSTGPVDKVLNNRGGVSEATRERILQAIKELGYKPNILASRLKSKKEFNIAVLFPKGSEEIPFWLEHEKGFKDVMEDMTPYGFNVDLYHFQQNSQQSFIDQSNSVLEKDHDGVLMVPVFKDEAIEFVSHMEGREVPVVLFDTQIPELRELPFIGQNSKDSGYMAAELVSKCISFDASILIVSIVSAHDNHIHFDLREEGFREFFVDKGITLYKYDAIDKNKDLMTSELKRIMQNNHDIQGVFVTNAIHKIAPVFSEMDKPILIGYDLIDQNVIHLKEDLIDFLISQRPYTQAYYGIQMFYDLLIKKTPINTSTYLPIDIVMKSNIAYYEDFVK